In Mycobacterium sp. Aquia_213, the sequence GAATACCGTGGTCCTCATCGGCCACGACGAGCACGAGGAAGTAGTGGGCAGCCGCGGTGAGGCACCAGAAAACGTAGTGGTGGTGAGCAGTCCCGCTGAGGCGGAACTAGTCCGGCCGACTAATCCTGACAAGGTGGCCTACGTCACCCAAACCACCCTTGCCGCCGATGAGACCGAACACACCGCGGCGGTTCTCCGAGAACGTTTTCCGGCAATCGTCTCGCCGCCGCAGGAGGACATCTGCTACGCGACGACCAACCGCCAGGCGGCCGTCCGCGAGGTCGCCGCGCACTGCGATCTCGTTCTTGTGTTAGGTTCGGACAACTCCTCGAACTCCCACCGTTTGGTAGAAGTAGCCGAAAGATGTGGCACCACAGCATATCTCGTGGAGGATGCTGGTGCCGTCGATTTACGCTGGCTGGCGGGCGCTCGCCGGGTCGGTGTGACGGCGGGAGCATCCGCGCCGCCACATCTGGTGGACGAGCTGGTGCGAACTCTGTCTGGACTTGGGCAGACCACCGTCCGGGAAGCGGTCGTGGCCGACGAGGACATCGAGTTCAGTCTTCCTCTGGAGGTGAGATGAAGTGGCGAGGCTCCATGTCTACCTCGGCAGTCGTCTGACCCGTGAGGCCGCCGGCAGAAGTGTTGGCCGCCCGCCGGATATGCACGTGACCCGACAAAATATCCCCATCACCGGCGCTAGTTCCGGCTTGGGCGGCGGGATGGCACGGCAGTCCGCGTCTCAGGGACGCTACCTCGCGCTGTCTGCTCGCCGCACCGATCGGCTGGCCGAGTTGAAAGTCCCGCTGTTGCGTGTGGTTCCGCTATCGATGCTGATGCGTTTCGCATAGCAAGCATTTTTCGGCCGGCCGCTGATAATTGCGGCCTGGTGCACGCTCGGAGGGAGAGAGACAAGCATGCATCCTCGGTACCCGAATGTGTTCAGCCCGGTACAAATTGGCCCGGTGGAGCTGTCCAATCGTTATTACTTTGCACCGCACGCTATTCCGCTGAACGTGGGGTCGGCTCCGTCTGAGGATTTCGTGGCCTATTGCATCGAGCGAGTCAGGGATGGCGGTTGCGGTCTGGTGATCCTGAGCTGCACCGCGCATCAGCGCGGGCGTTCCTTTCAGCCTTCCCCGTACCTGAAGAAGAGCATTCCTGCCTTCGCCGCGCTGGCCGACGCCGTGCATCAAGCAGGGGGGAAAGTCTTCGGCGAGATCTGGTATCACTGGATGACTCCCGGTCACTGGCAATCGATGGCGCCGCAAGCGCCGTCGTTTGGCCCGTCGGTTTCGCAGTTCGCATTCAACGGGATCAGCGGCTCGACCCGCGCGGCCACACGTGACGAGGTTGCGATGATCGTCGACGCGCATCACCAATCGACAGTGCATCTACGTGAAGCCGGATTCGATGGCATTGAAGTCCACGCCGCGCACGCCACCATCATCGAGCAGTTCCTGTCGCCCTATTACAATCGCCGCACCGACGAATACGGCGGGCCGCTGGAGAACCGAATGCGCATGCTGGTCGACGTGCTGCAATCGGTGCGCGACGCCGCGGGCACCGCGATGGCCGTTGGCGCGCGTCTCAACTGTGATGAGCTGATCGAGGGCGGCTATCAGAGCTCCGAAGCCTATGAAGTGGTGCGATCGATCTGCGCGCAGCGGCTGGTCGACTTTGTCGATCTGGACGTCGGTATGGAGCCGCTGCAGCTGAAATACGGTATGCCGACGGTCTTTACCGAGGAGTTCTCTTATCGGCCCTTCGTGGAGAAGGTCCGCGGCGCGGCGGGTGACGTGCCGGTGCTCAGTGTGCTGGGCCGGGTAACCAAGATGAGCGATGCCGAGGCGGCCATCGCCGCAGGGGTGTGCGATCTCGTCGGGTCGGCGCGTGAGCTGATCGCCGAGCCGCGATTCGTCAAGCACGCCCGTGAGGGCACCGAGGAACAGGCGCGCACCTGCATTGCCTGCAACTGGTGCCTTGGCGGCATCAACTATCGCGTCATCGGTTGCACGATCAACCCGGCGTCGTTCCGGGAAAGGCTATGGGGTGACCACACATTCGCCCCTGCAACTCAGCTGTCGAGGGTGATTGTGGTCGGCGGCGGGCCGGCCGGGCTCGAGGCGGCCCGAGTCGCAGCGCTGCGGGGCCACGAAGTCACGTTGCTGGAAGCCCGACAAGAGCTCGGCGGGGCGCTGGAGCTGTGGTCGCGCTTGCCGGGGCGCGACTTCTACCGACATGCGATCGACTGGTGGGCCAGTGAACTCGCGCGGCTGGGTGTAGCCGTCCGGCAGGGCAAACCGGCGGCGGCCGACGAAGTGTTGGCACTGGCTCCCGACGCCGTGATCGTGGCCACCGGAGCCAGCTACAGTCGGACGGGCCGCAGTGCCTTTCTCGACCAAGACATCCCAGGCGCCGACAAGCCACATGTCTGGTGCCCTGAAGACATATTGGAGGGCCGCGCACGGCCGTCGGGCAAGCTCGTCGTGGTGGACGCCGAAGCAACGCATGCTGCCAGCGGTGTGGCAGAACTGCTTGCGGCCCGCGGAGCCGAAGTGATCCTGCTGTCACCCAACTACGCGCCCTATTCTCACCGCGAAGTGATGAGCCTGGAAGGTGATTCGATCGCCCAACGATTGGCCGAGGCCAATGTCGTATTCCAACCCACGACCTGGGTTCGCCGCATCGGTGATCACGATCTGCACATCATCGACGTCAACAGCGGACGCGAGTCGACGCTCCCGCGCATCGATGCCGTCGTCCTGGCAACCGGACGGATCCCTGTTGACGGTATTGCACGCGAACTCGAAGGCAATGTCGCACAACTGTTCACCATCGGTGACGCTCTCGGGGTGCGACCGTTGGCAACGGCCGCCTACGAGGGGCAGAAATTCGCCCGGTTGATCGGCGAACCCGATGCGCCCAGAAATATGGCGGAGGCCTATTTCGCCACCGACGTCCTGGTGGCCCGATGAATCGCGCTCGTTTGACTCCCCGGTCCCTTGCGGTGAATCCGCGCAGATCATCGAAATACATTCTGCAACAATCGATTCAATCCCAGCGCTGCACAGTCGAGCATCCGGCATTTCAGTGCCGGGGACGAGGTGACGCAGTATGCTAACGCCCACCGCTACCGGGGAAGAGGTGATCGTGCGCGATTCCAAGGTCTCACCGGTGTTTTCCAATGTCGCAGTCAGGACGCCGAGATGAGAATTCATCGACTGAGCGGATTCGACACCAGCCTGCTTCACCTGGAATCCCCGTCACAACCAATGACCGGATGCGCGTTGTGGGAATTGGACACTTCGACCATGCCCGGGGGATATAGCTTCGCCAACTTCCGTGCGACGCTATCGCAGCGACTCGTCGCAGTGCCGGAATTCCGGATGAAGATGGCTGACAGCGCACTGAATTTGGACACTCCGGTGTGGGTGGAGGATCCCGACTTCGATCTCGATCGCCATCTGCACCGCGTCGAGCTGCCGGCGCCGGGCAGCAGCGATGAACTGTCGGCGCTCGTAGGGCGCTTGATCGCCGAGCAGATCGACCGCAGCCGGCCCTTATGGGGGATGTGGGTGATCGAGGGATTGTCTGGCACCGATTCACGCATCAGCGGCCGGGTGGCGGTGATGCACCGTATGCATCACGTGCTCGCGGACGGGACCACCGCCAACGACATTTTGGCGCGGCTCTGCAGCACCGAAGCCGACCCTTCGCGGCCGGAACCCATTGAGGGGGTAGGGACTCTCAGTCAGCGGCAGATCGTCGTTGATGGTTTGGTGCGGTTCGCGCGACGGCCCTGGTATCTGCTCAAGGTGCTGCTCACAACCATCGCCGGGGCGATCACGACGATCCGTCGGAATGCCCGGGGTCAAACTATGACGGGACTGTTCAACGCGCCACGGACCATGTTCAACGGCACCGTCTCTAGCCGTCGCACCGTGGCCTACGTCCAACTGGACCTCGATGACGTCAAGGCGGTCAAGAACAAGTTCGGAGTCACGTTCAACGACGTGATGCTGGCGCTGGTATCAAGCGCGGTCAGACGATTCCTGCTTGATCGTTCCGCGCTGCCGCAGGCCACGCTGGCCGCGGCGATGCCGGTGTCGATTTTTCAGCCGAACCGCGCGAGCCGCAATCAATTGTCTGCCATGATTTCCAGTTTGTGCACCGATGTGGCCGATCCCATGGCGCGGCTTAGGGCTATCGCTGCGGCGAGTTCGGTCGCGAAAGACCATGTTTCGGCGGTCGGTCCGTCGCTGGGGCTCGATTGGACGCAATTCGCTCCCCGGTTGTTAGAGGTGGGTTGGCGGATCTACCGATGGTCTGGGCTCAGCGACCGCCGACCGATCTACAACCTGACCCTGTCCAATGTGCCCGGACCACAAGTGCAGTGCTACTTGATGGGAGCGAAGGTCAAAGCGAGCTATAAGTTCGGACCGGTTTTCCACGGAGCCGGTCTGAATGTCACCGTTATGTCGCTCAACGGCAAGGTCGATGTCGGCCTTGTTTCGTGTACGGACCTGCTGCCCGACCTCTGGGAGCTGGCTGATGGTCTCCCTATCGCTCTCAAGGAACTACTGGACATGGCCGGCCGGATCGAGCGCTGTGCCGATCGCCCGGCAGCGCAGGAACCCCATACAAAAAACAACGATTGGGCAACATGAAACGCCGAAATCCTCTGAAGCTTCGCCCCGGCTCGTGCATCAAACAGCTGAGATTCTCCGCGGGGTTAGCATTTGGCCGGCTGACGCTCGCCTTTATGACGGTCTCCGACCGCCTAACGCAGATATTTGTCGAGCGCTTCTATCCGTTCTTCACGCGCCGGTTCGCAAATCAAGTCCGCTTGATCAATTTGGGCTACGAGGAGGATCCGCCCATGGGCCTGTCGTTGCCGCAGTCCGACGAACCCAGCCGGTTCATGATTCAGCTCTACCACCGCACGGCGGCGCAGGTCGATCTGACTGGCAAAAGGGTGCTGGAAATCAGTTGTGGCCACGGCGGCGGGGCCTCGCACGTCGTGCGCACCTTGGGCCCCGCTTCTTACACGGGACTGGATCTAAACCGTGCTGCAATCGACTTTTGCCGTGCAACCTACGATCTGCCCGGCCAGAGCTTTGTGCATGGCGACGCCCAGAACCTGCCCTTCGCCGACGACTCCTTCGACGTAGTGCTCAATGTCGAAGCTTCGCACGGCTATCCCGACTTTCCTCGTTTCCTTGCGGAAGTCGCGCGTGTGTTGCGCCCAGGGGGGCATTTTCTCTACACGGATCTGCGACCGCTGCCGTGGATAGCGCAGTGGGAGGCGGCGTTTGCCGACGTCCCGATGCGGGTGCTGTCGGAAAGGCACATCGATGAGGAGGTTTCGCGCGGACTCATAGGAACTGCCCAACGGCTGCACGACCTCGTTGCAGGCCGCGGTCCGAGGTATGTGCTCGACGTCATCCGTTTTGCGATGGTCGTATATGACAAGGCGACGCTTGGCCCTCGTCGATCGTCGTATCGGATGTACTGCCTTGCCAACGATGAAGGCAGCGTCGGCCAATAGTCGAACCAGCCGTCGCGTGGCCGGGCCAGCCTTACCGTTGTCGCTATCTCTTGGCGTGTCAGCACAAATCATGAACTAGCATCAAGGTGGAGGTAAACCGAATGCCCCGCGATGTTCTGCCACCAGGCCCCCGACTCCCGGCATTCATTCAGCTGGCTGCTTTCGCGTCGCAGCCGTGGAAATTCCTGGATTCGTGCGCGGCTCGTTACGGAGACGTGTTCACATTGCGGTTGGCCAGCCAGCAACCCTGGGTGGTTGTGTCGCATCCCGATACGGTGAAAGAGGTCTTGACCGGCCCGCCTGAAGTGCTGCTTGCCGCGGAGGGCAATCGCATGATGCAACCACTGATGGGTGCGAACTCCTTGCTGCTGCTCGAAGGGGATGCGCACAGGGAGCAGCGTCGACTCATTGTGCCGTCTTTCCGCGGCAACGGCCTCAAGTTCTATACCGACAAGGTGACCGCTGTTACCCAAGCGGAGATCGCCCGTTGGCCGCGCGGTAGGCCGGTGCGCCTGTACCCGCGGATGCAAGAGTTGACGCTGGAGGTCATGCTGCGCGGCGTTTTCGGGCTGAGCACGGGGACCCGTCTTGACCAGTTGCGGGCGGAACTATTACGGATGCTAAGGAAGAAATCGGGACCGCTGATGCTGACTGTTGGTCCGCCGCGAATGCGGGCGGCGCTGACGCGCAACTTCCTCATGGGTCAGATCGACCGCTTGGTTCATGCCGAGATCGACGACCGACGCCGGGCTGGAGATTGGGCCGAGCGCAGCGACTTGCTGTCAATTCTTCTGCAAGCCCGCCACGCCGATGGCCAGGCGTTGAACGATGCGGAGATTCGCGACGAGCTGGTAACCATGCTCTTGGCCGGCGAGGAAACGACGGCGACCTCGCTTGCGTGGGCAGTAGAACGCCTTGTCCGTCATCCCGAGCACCAGGCTCGACTGATCGAGGAAACCCGGGTCGGGGACCACCGGTTCGTGGACGCCGTTGTCAAGGAAACGCTGCGGGTGCGACCTGTGAGCTCGATGGTCATGCGGAAGCTCAACGCGCCGATGCAAATTGACGGCTTCCGGTTACCGGCCGGCGTGAGCGTCGTGTCGTCGATCTACCTGACGCACCGGCGACCCGACCTTTACCCCGACCCAGAGTGTTTCCGCCCGGAGCGTTTCCTTGACCAACCGGCAGGAACCTATACCTGGATTGCCTTCGGCGGCGGCGAAAGGCGTTGCCTGGGCGCGACCTTCGCCGAGCTTGAGATGCGGGTCGTCCTCAGCATGTTGTTCGACACTTTCAAGGTTCGTCCCGCCGACGAGCGCCCAGAGCCGGTGCGATGGCAAGGAATGCTGACCCCGGTGCCCGGGCGCGGGGCCACGGTGGTGCTCGAATAGGGCATTTCGAAGACGCTGGTGACGCTTGGATCTATGTTCTAGATTCGGCATTGGCCAACTACCGGCCACTCCACGACGCCGATTTGGAGTCCGATGACAGTGCAATCGCAGTGGGTATTCGACCCGTATTCCGAGGAATTCTTCGCCAGTCCGCACGAAATCTACCGGCGAATGCGTACGGAGGCACCGGTTTACTATCACGAGGACCTGGACTTCTACGCGCTCACCCGGTATGAGGACGTGGCCGCAGCGGCTAGAGACTTTCAGACCTACTCTTCGGCGGGTGGCCTCGACTTGGCGATGATGAGAAGTGGCCAGGAGCCGCCGCCTGCGATCTTGTACTTAGACCCGCCTGAGCACGGACGCATGCGGGGTCTGGTCAACAAGGCCTTCACACCGCGCTCGGTCGAGGCGCAGCGAAACACCGTCATCGAGACGGTGCAGCGCTGCCTGAGCAATGCCAATCCCCGTCGATTCGATGTGGTGCAAGACTTCTCGGCTATCTTTCCCGGGGAAGTCATCACTTCCATGGTCGGAGTGCCGGCACCCGGACGCCAACAGTTCCGGGAGTTCGTCCAAGTGGCGCTGAGCTACCAACCGGGCCAGACGGCGCCGGACGAGACCACTGTGACGATGATGTTGAACGCGGCAGCGTATTGCTACAACCTGGTCCAGGAGCGTCGCGCGCAGCCGCAAGACGACATGATCAGCACGCTGATCGAGGCCGAGATCGAGCGCGGGGATGGCGAGAAGACCAGCCTGTCAGACGACGAGATCACGCTGTTCGCAATGTTGGTCGGCGGCGCGGGCACCGAGACCGTGACCAAACTCGTCGCCAACGCCGTGGCGGCATTCGCACAGCACCCCGACCAGTGGCGCGAGTTGCATGAGGATCGCGCCAAGATCCCCGCGGCGGTGGAAGAGGTGCTGAGATACGACAGCCCGGTACTGTATACCCTCCGGCGCACCACGAAAGAGGTGACGCTGCACGGGGTTACGATCCCGGCGGGCAAGCCGGTGTTCCTGTGCGAGGTGGCGGCCAACCGCGACCCGGAAGTCTTCAGTGACCCGGACGTCTTCGATATAGCCCGTGACCCCACGCGCGCGCAGCACCTCTCACTCGGGTATGGCGTTCATAGTTGCCTCGGCGCCGCACTGGGCAGGATGGAAACCGCCATCGCGCTCGACCATCTCCTTGATTTCATGCCGCGCTACGAGGTCATCTGGGAAGACTGTCGACGAGTTAACGCGTCGACGGTCGCCGGATGGGGGCAATTGCCGGTGCGGGTGGGGTAAGACGCGCGTGTTGGCCGCTTGCGGTCGTGGTTCTCAGATTGGTACATCTCAGGCGATGACATCGAACTGGTCGCCGACCCGACTCGGCAACCTCAGCGGCAAGCGGATCATCGTCACCGGCGCAACCAACGGCGTGGGCTTGGCCACGGCACGCGAGTTGGCCAAGGCTGGAGCGCACGTGATCATGGCCGTCCGCAATCTCGAGTTGGGTGCGCAGCGTGCCGCCGAAATGGGTGGCGAGACGTCGTTGGTCAAACTGGATCTCGCCGATCAATCGTCGGTGCGCGCATTTCCGGGCCTGTTCGACGGCGACGTGGACATTCTGATCAACAATGCCGGCGCGATCGCGCCGCGGCGGACCGAGACCGTGGACGGCTTTGAGATCACACTGGCCACGAATTTCCTCGGTCCGTTCGCGCTGACCAACCTACTGTTCGACCGGGTGCGCTCGCAGATCATCAACGTCGGCTCCGACCGTCACAAGTACAAGTCGTCGGTGATCGCGTTCGACGACCCGCATCTGCGTGCTCGCAAGTGGTCGCGCTACCCGGCCTATGGCCGCTCGAAGCTGGCGGTGATGCTTTGGGGACTCGAATTGGACCGGCGTCTGCGTGCCGCCGGATCGCCAGTGATCAGTCAACTTACCCATCCCGGCTGGGTGTCGTCGAATCTGTTGAAAACGTCTGATACCCGCGTCATTTCAGCCGGGCATTGGATGTGGCAATGGGTTCCCAAGACGATCGGCAACGACCTCGAAGCCGGTGCCGCGCCAACGCTGTACTGCATCAGCGAGCCGATTGCACCGGGTAGCTACGTAGGTATCGACGGCTGGCTCGGCTTCAAAGGCGGCCCGACGCTGGCCGGACGCGCTGCGAAGGCCTGTGACTACGAAGCTGCCCGTAGGTTGTGGGAACTCGCGGAAAAAGAAACCGGCACAACACTTCACGTGTAGCCGCATCGAGCAGACCTTCCAAGACCACCTGATCACCGTGGTCGCCCCTGTGGCGGCAGCCTCTACATCGAGCCCCAATCCGGTTGGGGCACGGAGAAATTCGACCCAATCACCGACCGCCGCCGCGTGCGATCGTGTTCGATGACGATTAC encodes:
- the ispH gene encoding 4-hydroxy-3-methylbut-2-enyl diphosphate reductase, coding for MGTAGPAIHQWAAAVGDRDIMLAGPRSFCAGVDRAIEIVERALRHFGAPVYVRRQIVHNRYVVGDLETRGAVFVDEVDEVPGGSTVVLAAHGVAPSVRHEAHARGLRVIDATCPLVAKVHAEVRRFAGNGNTVVLIGHDEHEEVVGSRGEAPENVVVVSSPAEAELVRPTNPDKVAYVTQTTLAADETEHTAAVLRERFPAIVSPPQEDICYATTNRQAAVREVAAHCDLVLVLGSDNSSNSHRLVEVAERCGTTAYLVEDAGAVDLRWLAGARRVGVTAGASAPPHLVDELVRTLSGLGQTTVREAVVADEDIEFSLPLEVR
- a CDS encoding FAD-dependent oxidoreductase, whose product is MELSNRYYFAPHAIPLNVGSAPSEDFVAYCIERVRDGGCGLVILSCTAHQRGRSFQPSPYLKKSIPAFAALADAVHQAGGKVFGEIWYHWMTPGHWQSMAPQAPSFGPSVSQFAFNGISGSTRAATRDEVAMIVDAHHQSTVHLREAGFDGIEVHAAHATIIEQFLSPYYNRRTDEYGGPLENRMRMLVDVLQSVRDAAGTAMAVGARLNCDELIEGGYQSSEAYEVVRSICAQRLVDFVDLDVGMEPLQLKYGMPTVFTEEFSYRPFVEKVRGAAGDVPVLSVLGRVTKMSDAEAAIAAGVCDLVGSARELIAEPRFVKHAREGTEEQARTCIACNWCLGGINYRVIGCTINPASFRERLWGDHTFAPATQLSRVIVVGGGPAGLEAARVAALRGHEVTLLEARQELGGALELWSRLPGRDFYRHAIDWWASELARLGVAVRQGKPAAADEVLALAPDAVIVATGASYSRTGRSAFLDQDIPGADKPHVWCPEDILEGRARPSGKLVVVDAEATHAASGVAELLAARGAEVILLSPNYAPYSHREVMSLEGDSIAQRLAEANVVFQPTTWVRRIGDHDLHIIDVNSGRESTLPRIDAVVLATGRIPVDGIARELEGNVAQLFTIGDALGVRPLATAAYEGQKFARLIGEPDAPRNMAEAYFATDVLVAR
- a CDS encoding WS/DGAT/MGAT family O-acyltransferase, whose amino-acid sequence is MHRLSGFDTSLLHLESPSQPMTGCALWELDTSTMPGGYSFANFRATLSQRLVAVPEFRMKMADSALNLDTPVWVEDPDFDLDRHLHRVELPAPGSSDELSALVGRLIAEQIDRSRPLWGMWVIEGLSGTDSRISGRVAVMHRMHHVLADGTTANDILARLCSTEADPSRPEPIEGVGTLSQRQIVVDGLVRFARRPWYLLKVLLTTIAGAITTIRRNARGQTMTGLFNAPRTMFNGTVSSRRTVAYVQLDLDDVKAVKNKFGVTFNDVMLALVSSAVRRFLLDRSALPQATLAAAMPVSIFQPNRASRNQLSAMISSLCTDVADPMARLRAIAAASSVAKDHVSAVGPSLGLDWTQFAPRLLEVGWRIYRWSGLSDRRPIYNLTLSNVPGPQVQCYLMGAKVKASYKFGPVFHGAGLNVTVMSLNGKVDVGLVSCTDLLPDLWELADGLPIALKELLDMAGRIERCADRPAAQEPHTKNNDWAT
- a CDS encoding phthiotriol/phenolphthiotriol dimycocerosates methyltransferase, with product MTVSDRLTQIFVERFYPFFTRRFANQVRLINLGYEEDPPMGLSLPQSDEPSRFMIQLYHRTAAQVDLTGKRVLEISCGHGGGASHVVRTLGPASYTGLDLNRAAIDFCRATYDLPGQSFVHGDAQNLPFADDSFDVVLNVEASHGYPDFPRFLAEVARVLRPGGHFLYTDLRPLPWIAQWEAAFADVPMRVLSERHIDEEVSRGLIGTAQRLHDLVAGRGPRYVLDVIRFAMVVYDKATLGPRRSSYRMYCLANDEGSVGQ
- a CDS encoding cytochrome P450; protein product: MPRDVLPPGPRLPAFIQLAAFASQPWKFLDSCAARYGDVFTLRLASQQPWVVVSHPDTVKEVLTGPPEVLLAAEGNRMMQPLMGANSLLLLEGDAHREQRRLIVPSFRGNGLKFYTDKVTAVTQAEIARWPRGRPVRLYPRMQELTLEVMLRGVFGLSTGTRLDQLRAELLRMLRKKSGPLMLTVGPPRMRAALTRNFLMGQIDRLVHAEIDDRRRAGDWAERSDLLSILLQARHADGQALNDAEIRDELVTMLLAGEETTATSLAWAVERLVRHPEHQARLIEETRVGDHRFVDAVVKETLRVRPVSSMVMRKLNAPMQIDGFRLPAGVSVVSSIYLTHRRPDLYPDPECFRPERFLDQPAGTYTWIAFGGGERRCLGATFAELEMRVVLSMLFDTFKVRPADERPEPVRWQGMLTPVPGRGATVVLE
- a CDS encoding cytochrome P450; translated protein: MTVQSQWVFDPYSEEFFASPHEIYRRMRTEAPVYYHEDLDFYALTRYEDVAAAARDFQTYSSAGGLDLAMMRSGQEPPPAILYLDPPEHGRMRGLVNKAFTPRSVEAQRNTVIETVQRCLSNANPRRFDVVQDFSAIFPGEVITSMVGVPAPGRQQFREFVQVALSYQPGQTAPDETTVTMMLNAAAYCYNLVQERRAQPQDDMISTLIEAEIERGDGEKTSLSDDEITLFAMLVGGAGTETVTKLVANAVAAFAQHPDQWRELHEDRAKIPAAVEEVLRYDSPVLYTLRRTTKEVTLHGVTIPAGKPVFLCEVAANRDPEVFSDPDVFDIARDPTRAQHLSLGYGVHSCLGAALGRMETAIALDHLLDFMPRYEVIWEDCRRVNASTVAGWGQLPVRVG
- a CDS encoding SDR family NAD(P)-dependent oxidoreductase, translating into MTSNWSPTRLGNLSGKRIIVTGATNGVGLATARELAKAGAHVIMAVRNLELGAQRAAEMGGETSLVKLDLADQSSVRAFPGLFDGDVDILINNAGAIAPRRTETVDGFEITLATNFLGPFALTNLLFDRVRSQIINVGSDRHKYKSSVIAFDDPHLRARKWSRYPAYGRSKLAVMLWGLELDRRLRAAGSPVISQLTHPGWVSSNLLKTSDTRVISAGHWMWQWVPKTIGNDLEAGAAPTLYCISEPIAPGSYVGIDGWLGFKGGPTLAGRAAKACDYEAARRLWELAEKETGTTLHV